Below is a genomic region from Phacochoerus africanus isolate WHEZ1 chromosome X, ROS_Pafr_v1, whole genome shotgun sequence.
AAACATAgtggatattattttattttatggtaatATCATAATATATCTGACCAATCCTGTGTAAAGAGACACTGattatcctttttaaatatttattttaaatgctgcAATGAGTGTACATTTTATACATATGCATTTCTGCATTCTTGTTATTTCCATAGGTGAGGTCTCTAAATTAGACATTTCCAAACAGAGGTGGAACTATATAAAATGttgatatatatatgttaaaatcaCCTTATGATTATAACAATTTACATTTCAATTGGCATGAGCATGCATTTTCTCAGCTCTCTCtcaaagatttattatttttcatctttgccaGTAAAAGAAGAatttccttgttttaatttgaatgtcTTTCATTACTAGTGAGCTTAATCATCTTTTTATATGCCCATTTGCCATTTGTACTTCTTTTGTAAAATGCAGGATCCTGCCCAGCCCTCTTCTCTTCACCCTAGGGTGAGAGGTGGGTTGGGGTGGGtgttaatcttttcctttttgctttgtcagagttctttatttttaatcttttacttGGGTTGGGTTCGATTCAGGCTTTCATTCTTTCACTTCACTCTAAGGGaacatctatatatctatgtatagatatatatgtatatcttacgaaatacatgtatattttctccATTAGTCTTTATTGCCCTTTATAGAAACTGGCTCCCGTCCCCCTTCCgtattttttctcttgtcttctctagtctctttgtttctttctcctgtttttctctctctttgtttctcactctctttctctccctcatttttttttttttttccagaacagaagtttttaattttgaccgAGTCGAATCTATCATTCTGCGCCTGGCGCCGCGTCAGCAGACGGGGGCAGGGAGGCGAGAGCcgaactggggggaggggaatgggcgGGGAGGAGCGGGCGGAGCGGCTGCGGGAGCTGCTGGGAGagcgcggggtgggggtgggatcacacggcggcggcggcggaggcagcggcagcggcagtgGCGGCGGAGGCCCAGAGACCTGAACGCCGAAACCTCGGTCCGTGGCCTACAAGGAGCCCTCTCTCCATCTGAGGACCAGGGAACCGCAGTCTTCAACACAGAGGTACCGTGCTCCGCTCTCCCGCCCGGCCCGGCTCAGCCTGCTGCGGCggtgcctccttccttccttcttccctcgcTCTCTTTCTCGCCCGCCCGCGCCTTCCCTGTCTGCCTGCGTCACCGCGGCCGCCATGGCTGAGAACGGCGAGAGCAGCGGCCCCCCGCGCCCCTCCCGCGGCTCTGCTGCGGCGCAAGGCCCGGCCTCTGCCCCGGCGGAGCCTAAAATCATCAAAGTCACTGTGAAGACccccaaagagaaagaggagttcgcAGTGCCCGAGAACAGCTCAGTCCAACAGTTTAAAGAAGCGATTTCGAAACGCTTCAAATCCCAAACCGATCAGCTAGTGCTGATTTTTGCcggaaaaatcttaaaagatcaAGATACCTTGATCCAGCATGGCATCCATGATGGACTGACTGTTCACCTTGTCATCAAAAGCCAGAACCGACCTCAGGGCCAGTCCACACAGCCCAATAGTGCCGCGGGAACTAATACTACCACCGCGTCGACTCCCAGGAGTAACTCCACACCTATTTCCACAAATAGCAACCCGTTTGGTTTGGGGAGCCTGGGAGGACTTGCAGGCCTTAGCAGCTTGGGCTTAAGCTCGACCAACTTCTCTGAGCTCCAGAACCAgatgcagcagcagctcctgtcCAGCCCTGAGATGATGATCCAAATCATGGAAAATCCCTTTGTTCAGAGCATGCTTTCAAATCCTGATCTGATGAGGCAGCTCATTATGGCCAATCCACAGATGCAACAATTAATTCAAAGAAACCCAGAAATCAGTCACCTGCTTAACAACCCAGATATAATGAGGCAGACCCTCGAAATCGCCAGGAATCCAGCTATGATGCAAGAGATGATGAGAAATCAAGACCTGGCTCTCAGCAATCTCGAAAGCATCCCAGGTGGCTACAATGCTTTACGGCGCATGTATACTGACATTCAAGAACCCATGCTGAATGCCGCACAGGAGCAGTTTGGGGGTAATCCGTTTGCCTCGGTGGGGAACAGTTCCTCTTCTGGGGAAGGTACGCAGCCTTCTCGCACAGAAAATCGAGATCCACTACCCAATCCATGGGCGCCGCCACCGGCTACCCAGAGTTCTGCGACCACTAGCACAACAACTAGCAGTGGCAGTGGATCTGGTAGTAGCTCCAGCAGTGCTACGGGGAACACAGTGGCTGCAGCCAATTATGTCGCTAGCATCTTTAGCACCCCAGGAATGCAGAGCTTGCTGCAACAGATAACCGAAAACCCCCAGCTGATCCAGAATATGCTGTCTGCGCCCTATATGAGAAGCATGATGCAGTCGCTTAGCCAGAATCCAGATTTGGCTGCACAGATGATGCTGAATAGCCCTGTGTTTACTGCAAATCCTCAGCTGCAGGAGCAGATGCGTCCACAGCTCCCTGCTTTCCTGCAGCAGATGCAGAATCCAGACACACTGTCAGCCATGTCAAACCCAAGAGCAATGCAGGCTTTAATGCAGATCCAGCAGGGGCTACAAACATTAGCTACTGAAGCTCCTGGCCTAATTCCAAGCTTCactccaggggtgggggtgggggtgctgggaaCAGCTATAGGCCCTGTAGGCCCAGTCACACCCATAGGCCCCATTGGCCCCATAGTCCCATTTACCCCCATAGGCCCCATTGGGCCCATAGGACCCACTGGCCCTGCAGGTCCCCCTGGTTCCACTGGCTCTGGAACCCCCCCTGGGCCCACCGTGTCTAGCTCTGCACCCAGTGACACGACGAGCCCAACATCGGAATCTGGACCCAACCAGCAGTTCATTCAGCAAATGGTGCAGGCTCTCGCTGGAGCAAATCCTCCGCAGCTGCCGAATCCAGAAGTCAGATTTCAGCAACAACTGGAACAGCTCAACGCAATGGGGTTCTTAAACCGGGAAGCAAACTTGCAGGCTCTAATAGCAACAGGAGGCGACATCAATGCAGCCATTGAAAGGCTGCTGGGCTCCCAGCCATCGTAATTATACTTCTGTACCTTGAAAAAATGTATCTTATTTTTGATAATGGCTCTTAAATCTTTAAACACACAGAATTGTGCTTTACTTTCATTTTGATTCCTTTAAATCTGTCTAGTTATAAATCTAATATGCATTTTAAGGTGGagtcttttcctccctctttgtttccttcctcccttcttcccttcctccctccttctctcttccctcccttcttgccTTCCTTCTCTGTTTTGAATGGTGGGAATCAATGCTGTTTCACTCAAAGGTGTTGCATGCAAACACTTCTTTATTCTGCATTTATTGTGATTTTTGAGAACTGGTATCAACCTTTACAGTTGGGTGAACAAGTTTTGTCCTACAGATGTccaatttatttgcattttaaacattAGACTATGATAGTAATTTAATGTagactgaaaatattaaaagcagaaacaaattatttgaaaCTCTCTAATTTGTGGTACAATATTGCTTATTGTGACTTTGGCATGTATTTTTGCTAGCAAAATGCTGTAAGATTTATACCATTCTTTGAtcttttttgctatatttataTGCAGTACAGTAAGCACAATTGGAACTGTATACCTAGAAATGTTACAACAGAATCTCTGAGCAGAATATATATAACCAAAATGAGAGAGACTATAAGAAATATTTCTGGAGCTTGATGTATTTCACAATTTTGTAGAATCTTACAGCATCTTTGATAAACTTCTCAGTGAAAATGTTGGCTAGGCAAGTTCAGTTAAAATATAGTAGAAATGTTTATCCTGGTATCTCTTAAGTATACATTTAATTGTACAGAAAACTTACAGTGTGGCATTGTGTCAACTTTTGCAAATGATCTTAATGATTGTATATGATCTTAATCTTAGTGCAGCCTGAAGGATCAGTATAGTAATGCCAGGAAAGTGCTTTTTTACCTGAGAATTCCTTCTCAGCTTCTTTTAAGAGACCCTAATACGCATTTTGATTTGTAATTGGAAATGTAACTTTCACTGAAAGTGTCATGTGACGTTTGCATTACTTTTAACTGCTGTGTATAAAGGAAACTGTATCTTTTGAGTCTATCAGTTATTTCTCTTGTGCACAgggaaaatgcattaaaatgactaaaaaaataaaaaaaattaaaaatggatatttccttttcttttggccCTAGGATCATGCTTAGAAGGATTGCCCAACCACaagattatattatataaatCTTATTCTATATTCCTCTGGTTTTAAtagtttcatgttttaaaaagatttcctttgCCCTGTCTGGAGTTATTTTGATGTATAGATTTAGAGATTCTAACTTTTACCCCCCAAGGTTAGACATTTGTTAGCTGGTACTTATCTCATTGTCCACACTCACCACTCCACTTGaaatgtcatacatatatatactttattcTATGTTTGAATTCTCTTTAGTACCTCTGAACATTATAGCCCCAGTACACCAGCCTGTAGTTACTGAGCTAGAAAATATGAATTCATATCTGTTATCTGTTAGGGCAAAtcctttagatttaaaaaaaattttaattgtttttttggccgcacctggggcatgcagaagtacTCGGGCCAGGGAGCCGCacctcatgccacagcagtgacccaagctgcagtagtgacaacactggattcttaaccgactgagccaccagggaactcctcatctttttttattttttacgaTTTTGTAGTGATTCTGATGTGTTTATTTTACCAGGTGAACTTTACAGTTGTTAGATTCCCCTTCTAGCCCCCCTCCATTGGGAATTTGGTTAGGATTGTCTTAAACTGATACAGAATTGCAGTGTTTTCCAGAAACATGACAAattgcctcatttaaaaaaagctttttatatCCTTTAAGAGAGTTTTATTTAAGCCCTATATAATATGTAATCTATTCTCAGGGAATACAGATATGCAGGAAACAGTACTGTGATTGGGAGCTCTTACTCAGTGTGTTACCTATGTGGTCATTTTTGCCATATAGGGGAAGAATGTATTTTCATAGGTTGATTCTAAATTGGCAGTTTACTGAAATCTATTAAATTGAGGGATATTCAGTTGatgcttttcagtttttccttggTAGACAGTCATATAAGTGATAAAGTATAATGATATGTTCCTTTCACAATTTATAACATAGATTCTAACAATtctaaattggattttttttttttttgccacacctgcagcatgtggaagttccaggaccagggatcgaacctgtgccacagcagtaacccaggctgctgcagtgacaccaccggatcctaacctgctgtgccacaggagaactcctctaAATTGCATTTCTGAAAAACCATCCCTCTGGGAGATGGTCAAATAAGTTTGCAAAATGCTGTATACTGTAGCCACTCTTGGAGAGCTTGGGGAGTCCTTGtgcagcattattttttaaaaggattatgTTCTTTAGTTTAAAGATAAAAACTATTTAACCTTATCTAACTCAGCATTTCCTAAACTTATTTGCATAAAGAAGTACTTTTTTTCCCACCTAATAATATTTGGCATAATTATGTTCCTTAGGACATTAAGTTAGGAAATGGTGATTTATCATTCACTGCTATATGATGCTAGGTGTTTtaagataattataataatgaagtCTGAGAATTTTAATGACATGGATGATTTTATAggaaaatcaatacaaaaatacACGAGCAACATAGAAAATAGCAGCAAATCAATAGCCATAGGAAAAAACTGGATGTTTTCTAAGGTCAGGCTCAGTTTAGCAGGTAAATTTCTTTCAATCATTCAAGGAACAGAGAATTTCTTAACCTGCCAAATATTTCTATAccctttaatacatttttttctcctttaaaaactccaggtctttaattcattaattcattaattcaattatttttgctttccatgtgattaatttttttttattttctctttaaaaaaattttttaaccattcttcctccatctcttacatgatataatttccttttgttaCCTTGCAAGTTCTTATAGgcactgcttttgtttttggtttcctttatctACTGTTAATTcacaatttatcaatttattcatCATTGAATCAAGAAAGGTATATCCTAACCTGCTATCTCTCTCCCTCCAATAAGAGTGGGGCAactcttttattctttcactGTTTACTTAGTTGTCATCTCCCTCCCTAAGTTTACACTAGATGGCTAGATGATGTAAGTTTATATTCCTGGCTCTGTGATCCAGCAGTATGAGATAGTGGAGAGGGAGCTAGGGCTAGGAGCAATCCCAGCAGGAGATGTTCACCTCAAGATGGCTTTCCTCATTTGCTCTTTTGGCCTCTACTTCAGGTATGTGATATTATATAAACTCTTACCAATTGCTTGTGGCTATTGGTGGGCCAGGGGAGTGGGGGATGGATATACAACCTTAAAAGAAGTCCTGTTGGTTTACTAATGAAGTCTCATATCAGGTTAGACCATCATGTTTATTGAGATACCATGGTCGGAGACACTAAGCTCGCCTTCTAAGAAAGGGCAGCCTGCTCTGAATTCTATTGATGTGTAAtgtcaaaatggcaataaacgaAGTATTCCTGTCAGGGCCTAGCCCAGGGATTGGGGTTAGAGTATCAGGAGTGGTCTTTGGCCTGTGTTTCATGTtcaaaaaaaagactcagaatcaGAAATTTAGTATTATTCTCGAATAAATTGGTTATTCCAGTCACAGTGCCAGACTGACTTGATGGAAAGCGTTCATCATATGGCTTGATTTagtaaacaaacttttaaaaccaTGTGACAATTTTGATATTCCAAatttggtataattttatttaaaaaaacatattgggAAGTTTAGATAAAGGAAGTTACTCAGGCTGCCCTCAATTCTCAGGCTGCACTCAATTTATGAGAGGTTCATTGCTGCCCTCACCCTCAGTCCTTGCTCTTTTAAGCTAGATGGTATCAGTGGTTTTCCTGCTAGGATTTTCTTGATGTGTCAGCATATCACAGAACTTCAGATTAGGGATATCTTTCAGTAGGGC
It encodes:
- the UBQLN2 gene encoding ubiquilin-2; protein product: MAENGESSGPPRPSRGSAAAQGPASAPAEPKIIKVTVKTPKEKEEFAVPENSSVQQFKEAISKRFKSQTDQLVLIFAGKILKDQDTLIQHGIHDGLTVHLVIKSQNRPQGQSTQPNSAAGTNTTTASTPRSNSTPISTNSNPFGLGSLGGLAGLSSLGLSSTNFSELQNQMQQQLLSSPEMMIQIMENPFVQSMLSNPDLMRQLIMANPQMQQLIQRNPEISHLLNNPDIMRQTLEIARNPAMMQEMMRNQDLALSNLESIPGGYNALRRMYTDIQEPMLNAAQEQFGGNPFASVGNSSSSGEGTQPSRTENRDPLPNPWAPPPATQSSATTSTTTSSGSGSGSSSSSATGNTVAAANYVASIFSTPGMQSLLQQITENPQLIQNMLSAPYMRSMMQSLSQNPDLAAQMMLNSPVFTANPQLQEQMRPQLPAFLQQMQNPDTLSAMSNPRAMQALMQIQQGLQTLATEAPGLIPSFTPGVGVGVLGTAIGPVGPVTPIGPIGPIVPFTPIGPIGPIGPTGPAGPPGSTGSGTPPGPTVSSSAPSDTTSPTSESGPNQQFIQQMVQALAGANPPQLPNPEVRFQQQLEQLNAMGFLNREANLQALIATGGDINAAIERLLGSQPS